The Vibrio tasmaniensis genomic sequence ATACTAAATTGATTGATCATCTGCGAATTGAACATTTGCCAATGCTTCATTAAAGCTTCCTCTGCACTCGTTTCCATTTCGCCTTCGTTCCAAGTGCTTTCCATGAAAGGAGTTAAACAAACCGCTCCGTTGGCGAACATGATCATTTGCCATTTTATTTCGAAAATATTAACGGTTTTTTCCGGATTTGCTTTGTTGTATTGGTCAGCCAGCATATTGATTTCGTACTCAAGGTCGCCCACGTTGTCGATGAAGTAATCGACGAGGTTGTCTTCTTGACGTACAGAATCCGAGAGAAGTTGCATCGGTCTGCGTGAGTGAATCATGTTGGTAAAAAGGCGCATCGCGAATAAATAGATCGAAATATTTGGCGCAATGTCTTTTGGTAGCTCTTGCATGATTTTGCTGATATAAGACTGAAAATATGCGTGCAAACAATCACTTATTGCATGCCATATCTTCTCTTTGCTACCAAAATGGTGGCGAATGAGGCTATGAGACACCCCAGCTTTTTCGCTGATATTACGTAACGAAACTCGTTCGTAACCTGCATCACAAAACATATCTGCTGCAACAGCCATTATTTGAAATCGAGTCTCTTCAGCGTCTTTAGCGCTTCTTCTACCTTGTTTCTTTTCAGTCATCTTCATTTCACACATTTACCTGATTACCACATTCTACACTGTTTTTACTCAAATAAAAATACTGCACAGGTGGAAAGTAAAGCTTGTGGATTCCGATATTTTGAATATACTGCACACCTGTGTAATAAATCATAATAATTAAATGGAGAAGCATCATGCAATCCAAGTTGTCTATTCAAGCCAAGACGGGTAAGCAGATAGGAGTGGCGTTTGCTGCACTATTACTCGCAGGCTCTTTGACCGGATGTAATAAGGTTCAGTCAGAAGAAACGGTTCAAGTTGTTAAGCCAGTCAAGCTGTTTGAGATCCCTCAGCAGACGGATATCGAGCTTGATAGCTTTATCGCAAAAGTGGATGCGACCGACCGTGCCGCACTTTCATTCCAAGTGGGTGGAGATATTGAAACGTTCTCTGTTCGTATGGGACAAGAGGTGAAGAAAGGCCAAGTACTCGCTGTGCTAGATGCAACGGACTACCGCATTGCGGTTGATGCAGCACAAGCTAAATTTGATCTGGCGAACAGCCAATACAAGCAAGCGTCAGAGCTGTACTCGAAGAAGCTTGTAAGCACAGATTACTACGACCAAGCTGTAAACACCTTTACTGCCGCTGAAGTTGAGTTGGACCAAGCACAAACAAACCTTGGTTACACCACATTAGTTGCTCCATTCGATGGCGTGGTATCGATGGTGTTTGGTAAGCAATATCAGTTAATCGCTGAAAAGCAGCCAGTACTTAATATTTTGAATCACAGCGAGATGGATGTGACTTTCTCTATCCCTGTATCAAAGCTTGAAGACCGTTCTATCCAAGACCTAACTAGCTCAAACATGTGGGTTGTGATGGATAGCCACCGCGGCATTCGTATCCCAACGCGTTTTAAAGAGATCTCAACGCAACCAGACGAAGACACCAACAGCTACCAAGCGGTTGTGTCTATCGAGAAACCCGAAGGTATTAATCTGCTTTCTGGCATGACGGCACAAGTTGAAGTTCAGAAAAATAAGTCGGACTACGGTATTGGCATTGTTGATTCAGCTTGGTTAAGCAAAGAAGCAGACCACGGTGAACTGTGGCGCTACAACCCAGAGTCTCAATTGATTTCTAAAGTACAAGTCACCCTTGATGGGCAAGGCAAGGTTATTGAAGGCCTGACTTCTGGCGACTTGATCGTAGAAGCGGGTGTTGATGTGTTATCTGATGGGCAACAAGTAAAAGCTTGGTTACGTGAGGGCGGTATTTAATGAACTTTTCCAAATTATCAGTTGTGGTTGTATCTGCGTTATTGCTTCAAGCCTGTAACAATGGAACCGAGCACCGTGAGCAACCTTCACTTTTGGTTTCAACCTTTGAAGTTGGTGCGCCACTGACTGATCAATTCAGAAGTTTTAACGGACAGGTGATGCCTGCTGAACTCACACCATTGGCATTTAAGCTTGCTGGTGAGATTCAACAAGTATTGGTTGAAGCCGGTGACAAAGTAGTAAAAGGTCAGCTACTAGCGACCTTAGACAACGCGACATACCTTCAAGATCTGACAGACGCTAAATCTCAATTCAAATTAGCGAGCAAGCAACTGGCGCGTGGTTCTGAGATGTTTGACAGCAAGATGTTGTCGCAATCAGAACACGACCAACTGACCGCTAACTACAAACTGGCATCGGCTAATTTGGCTGCGGCAGAGCGTAAGCTGAGTTACACAGAGTTTTTAGCACCATTTTCTGGAACAGTTTCGACCGTAGATAAGCAACGATTCGAAAACACGACTCCTGGAGAAACACTCCTGAGTGTGTACCAGAACGATAAGGTGTATGTGCGAATTCAAGTATCAGATTCGATCTTGGCGTCTATCAGCCCAGATATGCGTTCGAACAGCTATCGACCTGACGCAACCTTTGGCGGCCACTCTGGAAAATACCCTCTAACGTATCTAGAGCACACCAGTGAACTGCACCCGCAATCTCGCACTTACGAGTTTTGGATGCAGATGCAACAACCTGAAAGTGAAATTCTGCCGGGTACCAGCGTTACGGTAAATGTCGATATGGCGAAAGCGGGCCTGAGTGATGTTCAAGGTTACCAGTTACCAATGACGACTCTACAAGCAGGCGCTGAAGCGAACCAATTTTACGTGTGGAAGATGGAAGATGGC encodes the following:
- a CDS encoding efflux RND transporter periplasmic adaptor subunit is translated as MQSKLSIQAKTGKQIGVAFAALLLAGSLTGCNKVQSEETVQVVKPVKLFEIPQQTDIELDSFIAKVDATDRAALSFQVGGDIETFSVRMGQEVKKGQVLAVLDATDYRIAVDAAQAKFDLANSQYKQASELYSKKLVSTDYYDQAVNTFTAAEVELDQAQTNLGYTTLVAPFDGVVSMVFGKQYQLIAEKQPVLNILNHSEMDVTFSIPVSKLEDRSIQDLTSSNMWVVMDSHRGIRIPTRFKEISTQPDEDTNSYQAVVSIEKPEGINLLSGMTAQVEVQKNKSDYGIGIVDSAWLSKEADHGELWRYNPESQLISKVQVTLDGQGKVIEGLTSGDLIVEAGVDVLSDGQQVKAWLREGGI
- a CDS encoding efflux RND transporter periplasmic adaptor subunit; the protein is MNFSKLSVVVVSALLLQACNNGTEHREQPSLLVSTFEVGAPLTDQFRSFNGQVMPAELTPLAFKLAGEIQQVLVEAGDKVVKGQLLATLDNATYLQDLTDAKSQFKLASKQLARGSEMFDSKMLSQSEHDQLTANYKLASANLAAAERKLSYTEFLAPFSGTVSTVDKQRFENTTPGETLLSVYQNDKVYVRIQVSDSILASISPDMRSNSYRPDATFGGHSGKYPLTYLEHTSELHPQSRTYEFWMQMQQPESEILPGTSVTVNVDMAKAGLSDVQGYQLPMTTLQAGAEANQFYVWKMEDGQAYKSEVEVDKISGQGALIAHGVEQGDRLVNSNLRKLRDGIQLSGKAE
- a CDS encoding TetR/AcrR family transcriptional regulator translates to MKMTEKKQGRRSAKDAEETRFQIMAVAADMFCDAGYERVSLRNISEKAGVSHSLIRHHFGSKEKIWHAISDCLHAYFQSYISKIMQELPKDIAPNISIYLFAMRLFTNMIHSRRPMQLLSDSVRQEDNLVDYFIDNVGDLEYEINMLADQYNKANPEKTVNIFEIKWQMIMFANGAVCLTPFMESTWNEGEMETSAEEALMKHWQMFNSQMINQFSIEDKWVLNPATLEELIYEVPCVWKCNTEHNKS